A single window of Pleomorphomonas sp. T1.2MG-36 DNA harbors:
- the darG gene encoding type II toxin-antitoxin system antitoxin DNA ADP-ribosyl glycohydrolase DarG, with amino-acid sequence MIEFKTGDILQADVEALVNTVNCVGVMGRGIALQFKNDFPENFRAYEAACARNEVQPGRMFVFETRTMTNPKFIINFPTKRHWRGKSRMEDIDSGLKALVAEIRGRGIRSIAIPPLGSGLGGLDWSEVRPRIIEALRDLDDLDVIIFEPNSGPVATKSRDVPDMTPGRAALVALVQRYLGGLMDPFVTLLEIHKLMYFMQEAGEPLRLRYAKAPYGPYAENLRHVLRAVEGHLVTGYADGGDAPDKQIELVPGAVKDAEAFLADKGETVARFDRVADLVEGFETPFGLELLATVHWVVKNEQAATADEATIRVHAWNDRKKRFSPRQIGIAFDTLSAKGWIAAA; translated from the coding sequence ATGATTGAGTTCAAGACAGGCGACATTCTCCAGGCGGACGTGGAAGCGCTCGTCAACACGGTGAATTGCGTCGGCGTCATGGGGCGAGGCATCGCCCTGCAGTTCAAGAACGATTTCCCTGAGAACTTCAGGGCCTACGAGGCCGCCTGCGCGCGCAATGAAGTGCAGCCGGGCCGGATGTTCGTGTTCGAGACGCGGACCATGACCAATCCGAAGTTCATCATCAATTTTCCGACCAAGCGTCATTGGCGCGGCAAAAGCCGGATGGAGGATATCGATTCCGGCCTGAAGGCCCTCGTCGCGGAAATCCGTGGTCGCGGCATTCGTTCGATCGCCATCCCGCCGCTCGGCAGCGGCCTCGGAGGCCTCGACTGGTCGGAGGTGCGCCCACGCATCATCGAAGCCCTGCGCGACCTCGACGATCTCGACGTGATCATCTTCGAACCGAACAGCGGGCCGGTCGCCACGAAGTCGCGCGACGTGCCCGACATGACACCGGGTCGCGCCGCCCTCGTCGCGCTGGTGCAGCGCTATCTCGGCGGCTTGATGGATCCGTTTGTGACGCTGCTCGAAATCCACAAGCTCATGTATTTCATGCAGGAAGCGGGCGAACCGCTCCGCCTCAGATATGCCAAGGCGCCCTACGGCCCCTATGCCGAGAACCTGCGTCACGTTCTGCGCGCCGTCGAAGGCCATCTCGTAACGGGCTATGCCGATGGCGGAGATGCTCCCGACAAGCAGATCGAACTGGTGCCCGGAGCGGTAAAGGATGCGGAAGCCTTCCTCGCCGACAAAGGCGAGACGGTTGCCCGGTTCGACCGCGTCGCCGACCTTGTCGAGGGCTTCGAAACGCCATTCGGCCTCGAACTGCTCGCGACAGTTCATTGGGTGGTGAAGAACGAGCAAGCTGCCACCGCCGACGAGGCGACGATTCGGGTCCACGCCTGGAACGACCGCAAAAAGCGGTTCTCGCCCCGCCAGATCGGCATCGCCTTCGACACCCTCAGCGCCAAGGGCTGGATTGCCGCCGCGTGA
- a CDS encoding GntR family transcriptional regulator, producing MPPTAAAGYELDPKLPIGAQVYGLLKRMIIGLVFKPNEALSEKELAVRLGVSRTPVREALIRLADETLVDVFPQRGTVVSPIRVAEVMEAQFLREALEAAVARRAAEQPSATLIRDLSRLIDDQHRAANAGSPEDYMPLDEAFHRAISEGTGLPRSWRLIQSVKGQMDRVRFLSLPNKAHMLLLTEQHAEIFKAIETHDPNRAEAAMRHHLKEVLKTIHELAAEMPAIFA from the coding sequence GTGCCGCCAACTGCCGCCGCCGGTTATGAGCTCGACCCCAAGCTGCCCATCGGCGCCCAGGTCTATGGCCTCTTGAAGCGGATGATCATCGGCCTCGTCTTCAAGCCCAACGAGGCCCTGAGCGAGAAGGAACTGGCCGTCCGCCTCGGCGTCAGCCGCACCCCGGTGCGCGAGGCCTTGATCCGCCTCGCCGACGAAACGCTGGTCGACGTCTTCCCCCAGCGCGGCACCGTCGTCTCTCCCATTCGCGTCGCCGAGGTGATGGAGGCGCAGTTCCTGCGCGAGGCGCTGGAAGCCGCCGTCGCCCGCCGCGCCGCCGAACAGCCCTCGGCCACCCTGATCCGCGACCTCTCGCGCCTGATCGACGACCAGCACCGCGCCGCCAACGCCGGCTCGCCGGAAGACTACATGCCGCTCGACGAGGCCTTCCACCGGGCGATCAGCGAAGGCACCGGCCTGCCCCGTTCCTGGCGTCTCATCCAGAGCGTCAAGGGCCAGATGGACCGCGTCCGCTTCCTGAGCCTGCCCAACAAGGCGCACATGCTGCTGCTCACCGAACAGCACGCCGAAATCTTCAAGGCCATCGAAACCCACGACCCCAACCGCGCCGAAGCCGCCATGCGCCACCACCTCAAGGAAGTCCTGAAGACCATCCACGAACTGGCCGCGGAAATGCCGGCGATCTTCGCGTGA
- the darT gene encoding type II toxin-antitoxin system toxin DNA ADP-ribosyl transferase DarT: protein MTTPVPANPKIYHITHVDNLASIVADGCVWPDSVMAKRADTAVIGNGEIKADRLHLPVACHAGTSVGDYVPFYFCPRSVMLYVISKRNHPNVAYQDGQGSVVHLMADMREVVEWAEENRRRWAFTDINAANRAADFYGDLAMLDQLNWDAIHAQSWVSCRDHKMAEFLMHQSFPWELVKGIGVHSERVGALVVATIGKAAHRPTVKVKPDWYY from the coding sequence CTGACGACGCCGGTTCCCGCCAATCCGAAGATCTACCACATCACCCACGTCGACAATCTTGCCTCGATTGTCGCCGACGGATGCGTGTGGCCGGACTCGGTGATGGCAAAGCGGGCGGATACCGCCGTTATCGGCAATGGCGAGATCAAGGCCGATCGGCTGCACTTGCCCGTCGCGTGTCACGCCGGCACCAGTGTCGGCGATTACGTGCCCTTCTACTTCTGCCCTCGCTCCGTAATGCTCTATGTCATTTCGAAGCGGAATCATCCCAATGTTGCCTATCAGGATGGGCAAGGTTCGGTCGTGCATCTGATGGCCGACATGCGCGAGGTGGTCGAGTGGGCTGAGGAAAACAGGCGGCGCTGGGCGTTCACCGACATCAACGCGGCCAACCGCGCTGCGGATTTTTACGGCGACCTGGCGATGCTCGACCAACTGAACTGGGACGCCATCCATGCGCAGAGTTGGGTTTCCTGCCGCGATCACAAGATGGCTGAGTTTCTGATGCACCAGAGCTTCCCGTGGGAGCTCGTCAAGGGTATCGGAGTTCATTCGGAGAGAGTGGGAGCGCTGGTTGTCGCGACAATTGGCAAGGCAGCGCATCGACCGACGGTGAAGGTAAAACCGGACTGGTACTATTGA